A region of Pseudomonadota bacterium DNA encodes the following proteins:
- a CDS encoding PfkB family carbohydrate kinase: MNHYDIVFIGHMATGTIVPFEGPPFVVPGSPVLFAAIASSCLGKKIAAVTQISESEKYLLEPLKTAGIDLFVQPGEVAKYRIVFQTANVDERQAFIIKGGGNFVINDIPPFEPCLMHLCCMGPHEFQMDLMRLLKANGFLLSVDMQGFVLQADNKTGAVYLKDVPEKKEILSMAHFVKLDAVEAQILTGTDVLQDQADILEDWGSSETIITSSEGVLARSKGENTFAKFTNRSTLGRMGRGDTVMGSYLARRLDHSVEDSLQFAAALASIKMESAGPFIGSLDDVIEKMDRS, encoded by the coding sequence ATGAATCATTACGATATTGTATTTATTGGTCACATGGCTACGGGTACAATTGTTCCTTTCGAAGGGCCCCCTTTTGTCGTACCGGGCAGTCCGGTACTCTTTGCTGCAATAGCATCTTCCTGTCTGGGAAAAAAGATTGCCGCCGTGACACAAATCTCCGAGAGCGAAAAATACCTCCTGGAACCGCTGAAAACTGCCGGTATTGATCTGTTCGTACAGCCCGGAGAGGTTGCTAAATACCGTATCGTTTTCCAGACCGCAAATGTCGATGAAAGGCAGGCCTTTATTATAAAGGGCGGAGGAAATTTTGTTATTAACGACATACCTCCTTTTGAACCGTGCCTGATGCACCTTTGCTGTATGGGTCCCCACGAGTTTCAAATGGACTTGATGCGGCTACTGAAAGCAAACGGATTCCTTTTGTCAGTGGATATGCAGGGCTTCGTGCTCCAGGCTGACAATAAGACAGGAGCCGTCTACCTTAAAGATGTGCCGGAGAAAAAAGAAATCCTGAGTATGGCACATTTCGTAAAACTTGATGCTGTGGAGGCGCAAATTCTGACGGGTACCGATGTTCTGCAGGATCAGGCGGATATACTGGAAGACTGGGGAAGTTCCGAGACTATAATAACTTCTTCAGAGGGGGTGCTGGCTCGGAGCAAGGGGGAAAACACATTCGCTAAGTTTACCAACAGGAGTACCCTGGGCAGGATGGGTCGCGGTGACACTGTTATGGGATCGTACCTGGCGCGCCGGCTGGACCATTCTGTTGAAGACTCGCTTCAGTTCGCCGCAGCGCTCGCATCAATCAAGATGGAGTCCGCCGGTCCATTCATTGGTTCACTGGATGATGTTATTGAGAAAATGGACAGATCCTAA